A stretch of Methanobrevibacter sp. YE315 DNA encodes these proteins:
- a CDS encoding DapH/DapD/GlmU-related protein: MIINNIKKKLYLHRCKRVAKQCGDNLKVNGESYVTPNTILGNNVNFNGMKIQGFGNVVIGDNFHSGIDCMIITSIHNYDNGNAIPYDDTVISKDVIIEDNVWLGNRVIILPGVKISEGAIIQAGSVVVNDIEKCAIVGGHPAKTFKYRDIEHYEKLKKEKKFH, encoded by the coding sequence ATGATTATCAACAATATTAAGAAAAAATTATATCTCCATAGATGTAAAAGAGTTGCTAAACAATGTGGCGATAACCTCAAAGTAAATGGTGAAAGCTATGTTACACCGAATACTATTTTAGGCAACAATGTTAATTTTAATGGAATGAAAATACAAGGATTCGGCAACGTAGTTATTGGAGACAATTTCCACTCAGGCATTGATTGCATGATAATAACAAGCATCCACAACTATGATAATGGAAACGCCATACCTTATGATGACACAGTAATTTCAAAAGATGTGATAATCGAAGACAATGTCTGGCTTGGAAATAGGGTCATCATTTTGCCTGGAGTAAAAATTAGCGAAGGAGCAATTATTCAAGCCGGAAGTGTTGTTGTAAATGATATCGAAAAATGTGCAATAGTTGGGGGCCATCCCGCTAAAACCTTCAAGTACCGTGACATAGAACACTATGAAAAATTAAAAAAGGAAAAAAAATTCCATTAA
- a CDS encoding lipopolysaccharide biosynthesis protein: MDEYVQFIKRIGIVGIANILISLSGLIFIPIITKNFSTADYGVWAQVNTLVALVPNIVNLGLPYTMVRFLAAEKDKEIIKQSFYSMMLLVLCSTMIMILIFSIFSNQIANALFDGNMQIMAIVTAISFFACINLMLLSYFRTFQKISFYSAFLVLQTYIGVGLCIVLTLMNYPLEVVVLGLLSGYLLVFIAMAILIIRELGFTTKFKSLSDELKFAIPTIPNNVSSWVVDSSDKFVIGIVIGSAAVGCYSPGYALGSILLMFLTPFAVLLPAVLPEYFEKGDMGKVNTFLTYSMKYFLLITIPAAVGMSLLSKPLLYVLTTEIIANQGYMITPLVALGAIFMGIYGIVNNIIILEKKTTILGYIWISVAILNIILNIIAVPYIGIYGAGISTFVCYFFAFAVTLIYSKKYADLPFDLKSLVKILIASTIMGIFVKLANPNGIINILIVIVIAVIIYFAALLLLKGIDKKEINLVKSMI; this comes from the coding sequence ATGGATGAATATGTCCAGTTTATTAAAAGGATTGGGATTGTAGGTATTGCAAATATCCTGATTTCCCTTAGTGGATTAATATTTATTCCAATTATCACAAAAAACTTCTCCACAGCGGATTATGGGGTGTGGGCTCAGGTCAATACTCTTGTAGCGCTGGTTCCAAACATCGTGAATTTGGGGCTTCCATATACTATGGTTAGATTTTTAGCCGCTGAAAAAGATAAGGAGATAATTAAACAGTCCTTCTATTCCATGATGCTGCTGGTGTTATGTTCAACAATGATAATGATTTTGATATTTTCAATTTTCTCAAATCAAATTGCTAATGCGCTGTTTGACGGAAATATGCAGATAATGGCAATTGTTACAGCCATATCATTTTTTGCATGTATCAATTTGATGTTATTAAGCTATTTCAGAACTTTTCAAAAGATCAGTTTTTATTCAGCATTTTTAGTGTTGCAAACTTATATAGGTGTAGGGTTATGTATTGTGCTTACTCTAATGAACTATCCTCTTGAAGTTGTTGTTTTGGGTTTGTTGTCCGGTTATTTATTGGTGTTTATAGCTATGGCAATTTTGATTATTCGTGAATTGGGCTTTACAACCAAATTCAAAAGCCTGTCCGATGAATTGAAATTTGCAATACCGACCATTCCAAATAATGTTTCTTCATGGGTTGTTGATTCAAGCGATAAATTTGTCATTGGTATTGTGATTGGTTCTGCTGCAGTTGGATGCTATTCTCCAGGATATGCATTGGGAAGCATTCTTTTAATGTTTTTAACCCCATTTGCAGTTTTGCTTCCTGCTGTATTGCCAGAATATTTCGAAAAAGGGGACATGGGTAAAGTCAATACATTTTTAACCTATTCCATGAAGTATTTTTTGTTGATTACAATTCCTGCTGCTGTTGGAATGAGTTTGCTTTCAAAGCCTTTGCTTTATGTTTTAACAACAGAAATTATTGCCAATCAAGGTTACATGATTACTCCTTTGGTTGCTTTGGGAGCAATATTTATGGGAATTTATGGTATTGTCAATAACATCATCATTTTGGAGAAAAAAACAACAATTTTGGGTTATATTTGGATTAGTGTAGCTATTTTAAACATTATTTTAAATATTATTGCTGTTCCTTATATTGGAATCTATGGTGCAGGTATTTCCACATTTGTCTGTTATTTCTTTGCATTTGCCGTAACTTTAATATATTCTAAAAAATATGCTGATCTGCCATTTGACTTAAAATCTTTAGTTAAAATTTTAATTGCCTCAACCATAATGGGAATTTTTGTAAAATTGGCAAATCCTAATGGAATAATTAATATTTTAATCGTAATTGTTATTGCAGTCATAATCTATTTTGCAGCATTGCTGCTGCTAAAAGGAATTGATAAAAAAGAGATTAATCTAGTCAAAAGCATGATTTAA
- a CDS encoding sialyltransferase, giving the protein MSFSVSDVCNVFFNLEEKYNLNYQEIQGCFPWQLIRMYLYYDITRRTNTFGAPQQQSLSLFDKIKSFVPFVKNSLFHNPFSGSQQKDILIFDHPRKVLFNGEYKDIYSYFLVDFLKDSRSFEVLESPYLNEHFTNKQNYIKYTDRIQLGSYIYKKFHKIEFSSDEKELISNIENDLENEFNIKINLSDILKMHILNFQYDYKKYTELFKKRKPKKIFVVVAYENQAIVAAAKDLKIEVIELQHGTISKYHLGYSYPLKTRSDDEIKYFPNKILTFGDYWINDEYSPISKKNIIPIGFPYFEEQSREYMDIKSNPNQILFISQGVIGRYMANLAYESAKKLENFKIIYKLHPGEYENWKQNYPDLVKASNLGNFDVIDNSQTPLYKLFAESNYQVGAFSTAIYEGLMFNCKTFILNVPGIEYLDDLIERGYVFKINDVSDLVDNLNEFEPSKYDKDFFFKNLDKELLKGVIDNG; this is encoded by the coding sequence ATGTCGTTTAGTGTTAGTGATGTCTGCAATGTGTTTTTCAATTTGGAAGAAAAATACAATTTAAACTATCAGGAAATTCAGGGATGTTTTCCTTGGCAGTTAATCAGAATGTACCTCTATTATGACATCACTAGACGGACTAATACCTTTGGTGCACCTCAACAGCAATCGTTATCCCTTTTTGATAAGATAAAATCATTTGTTCCGTTTGTTAAAAATAGTTTATTCCATAATCCTTTCAGTGGCTCTCAACAGAAGGACATATTAATTTTTGACCATCCGCGAAAAGTGCTTTTTAACGGAGAGTATAAAGACATATATAGTTATTTTTTGGTTGATTTTTTAAAGGATTCTCGCTCCTTTGAAGTGTTGGAATCACCATATCTGAATGAGCATTTCACAAATAAGCAAAATTATATAAAGTATACTGATAGGATTCAATTGGGTTCATATATCTATAAAAAGTTTCATAAAATCGAATTTTCATCTGATGAAAAAGAATTAATTTCCAATATTGAAAATGATTTGGAAAATGAATTCAACATAAAAATAAATCTCTCAGATATTTTAAAAATGCATATATTGAATTTTCAATATGACTATAAAAAATACACAGAATTGTTTAAAAAGAGAAAACCCAAAAAGATTTTCGTTGTTGTAGCTTACGAAAATCAGGCTATAGTTGCAGCCGCAAAAGATTTAAAAATCGAAGTAATCGAGTTGCAACATGGAACAATATCAAAATATCATCTAGGTTATTCTTATCCATTAAAAACAAGATCCGATGATGAAATCAAGTATTTTCCAAATAAAATTTTAACATTTGGTGATTATTGGATTAATGATGAATATTCTCCAATTTCTAAAAAAAATATAATTCCAATCGGATTTCCATATTTTGAAGAACAATCAAGGGAGTATATGGATATCAAATCAAATCCGAACCAAATATTGTTTATCTCTCAAGGAGTTATCGGAAGATACATGGCAAATCTTGCATATGAAAGTGCAAAAAAACTAGAAAATTTTAAAATCATCTATAAGCTGCATCCCGGTGAATATGAAAACTGGAAGCAAAATTATCCTGACCTTGTTAAAGCCAGCAATTTAGGAAATTTCGATGTAATCGATAATAGCCAAACCCCATTGTATAAGTTATTTGCAGAATCCAACTATCAGGTCGGAGCATTCTCAACAGCCATTTATGAAGGATTGATGTTTAATTGCAAAACATTCATCTTAAACGTTCCGGGCATTGAATATTTGGATGATTTAATCGAAAGGGGATATGTCTTTAAAATCAATGATGTTTCTGATTTAGTTGATAATTTAAATGAATTTGAACCAAGCAAATACGATAAGGATTTCTTTTTTAAGAATTTGGATAAAGAATTATTGAAAGGTGTGATTGATAATGGATGA
- a CDS encoding N-acetylneuraminate synthase family protein, giving the protein MDIFIKKPFLIGEIGVNFYDIAEKEGISDMDAAKLMIDEAKSCGIDAVKFQTYKAETIASRNSPAYWDLSEEPTTSQFELFKKFDKFGVEEYRQLAQYCNEVGITFLSTPFDFESVDYLDEFLDVYKISSSDLTNIPFIKYIAGKNKPIMISTGASTLKEIKNAVAAIEEVSEVDIAIMHCVLSYPTSFEDANLLMIKDLAEHFPDYEIGYSDHTKPDENMMVLTTAYNYGANIIEKHFTLDKTLKGNDHYHAMDPSDVIKFKNNVKFISKINGRKNKQPLICESSARKEARRSVVALRDIKKGELISMENVTFKRPGTGISPADIDNVRGRKAIEDISEDTLISYEMLS; this is encoded by the coding sequence ATGGATATATTTATCAAAAAACCATTTTTAATTGGTGAAATTGGTGTAAACTTTTATGACATTGCTGAAAAAGAAGGAATTTCAGATATGGATGCTGCAAAGCTCATGATTGATGAAGCAAAATCCTGCGGTATTGATGCAGTTAAATTTCAAACATATAAAGCCGAAACAATTGCTTCCCGTAATTCTCCGGCATATTGGGATTTATCTGAAGAGCCAACTACCTCTCAATTTGAATTATTCAAAAAATTTGATAAATTTGGTGTTGAAGAGTACAGGCAGCTCGCACAATACTGTAATGAAGTTGGAATTACTTTTTTATCCACACCTTTCGATTTTGAGTCTGTAGATTATCTTGATGAATTTCTTGATGTCTATAAGATTTCTTCTTCTGATTTAACAAATATTCCTTTTATTAAATATATTGCAGGTAAAAACAAACCAATCATGATTTCAACTGGAGCATCTACTCTAAAAGAGATAAAAAATGCAGTTGCTGCAATTGAAGAGGTTTCTGAAGTGGATATAGCTATAATGCATTGTGTTTTGTCTTACCCTACATCTTTTGAAGATGCTAATCTGTTAATGATTAAGGATTTGGCTGAACATTTTCCAGATTATGAAATAGGATATTCTGATCACACAAAACCTGATGAAAATATGATGGTTTTAACTACCGCTTATAATTATGGGGCAAACATAATTGAAAAGCATTTTACTTTAGATAAAACCTTGAAAGGTAATGACCATTATCATGCAATGGACCCAAGTGATGTAATCAAATTCAAAAATAATGTTAAATTCATATCTAAAATTAATGGCCGTAAAAATAAACAGCCTCTGATTTGTGAATCTTCCGCAAGAAAAGAAGCAAGAAGATCTGTTGTTGCATTAAGGGATATTAAAAAAGGTGAATTAATTTCCATGGAGAATGTTACATTTAAAAGGCCGGGCACAGGTATTTCTCCAGCGGATATAGATAATGTCCGGGGTAGAAAAGCTATTGAAGATATTTCGGAAGATACGTTAATTTCTTATGAAATGCTATCATAA
- a CDS encoding cytidylyltransferase domain-containing protein has product MLDNNKILVVIPARGGSKGIPRKNIRLLNNKPLISYAIGIAKSSQYVDDIVVTTDDSEIALISEKFGAGVIRRSEELASDEIPLDPVVYDAMIQKEKLAFDEYDIVITLQPTSPLIKSSTLDKAIEKFEDFSIDSVISVVDDRHLSWGYDEANERYFPNYIERVNRQYLPKSFKETGAILATRRNFVHEDSRLGTNLDLVEVSREESVDIDNYEDWWVAENYLQKKKIAIVVNAYNEIGTGHVYRCLSIASKLVFHEVLFLLDEKHELGINLIKNNNYSFKTYEDEEDLLNILKEYSPQIVINDILDTSYEYMSLLKSDGYFVVNFEDLGVGTDLADVVFDALYEHDAGEPNIFTGHKYYILKDEFYFQPEKIISQEVKNVLITFGGTDPNNFTEFALDSILATNYEGRINVVVGLGYSDLDKLISKYESNPLVQIYKNVSNISEFMFKADIVFTSAGRTMYEICSLGIPTICLCQNDREKSHVFGNSSNGFINMGYGVDVTQQELIDEFVNLVNDYHLRVEMSEKMLSIDLKNGFENIWAIIREEYRKFELNG; this is encoded by the coding sequence ATGTTGGATAATAATAAAATTTTAGTAGTTATTCCTGCAAGAGGAGGTTCAAAGGGGATTCCTCGTAAGAATATCCGTTTATTGAATAATAAACCTTTAATCTCTTATGCGATTGGAATTGCAAAATCATCCCAATATGTGGATGATATTGTGGTAACTACTGATGATTCTGAGATTGCATTAATTTCCGAAAAATTTGGAGCGGGTGTTATAAGACGTTCCGAAGAATTGGCCAGTGATGAAATACCGCTTGACCCGGTGGTTTATGATGCAATGATTCAAAAAGAAAAACTTGCTTTTGATGAATATGATATTGTAATTACTTTACAACCTACTTCTCCATTAATCAAATCTTCCACGTTAGATAAGGCTATTGAAAAATTTGAAGACTTTTCCATTGATAGCGTAATTTCTGTCGTTGATGATAGGCATTTAAGTTGGGGATATGATGAGGCTAATGAAAGATATTTCCCAAATTATATAGAAAGAGTCAACAGACAGTATTTGCCAAAATCTTTTAAAGAAACTGGGGCAATCCTAGCTACACGTAGGAATTTTGTGCATGAAGATTCTCGTTTGGGTACAAATTTGGATTTGGTTGAAGTATCCCGTGAGGAAAGTGTTGACATTGATAATTATGAAGATTGGTGGGTTGCGGAAAACTATCTTCAAAAGAAAAAAATAGCAATTGTTGTTAATGCATATAATGAAATCGGCACAGGTCATGTCTACAGGTGCTTGTCAATTGCATCAAAATTGGTATTTCATGAAGTTTTATTCTTATTGGATGAAAAACATGAGTTGGGTATTAATCTTATTAAGAATAATAATTACTCCTTTAAAACTTATGAGGATGAAGAGGACTTGTTGAATATATTAAAGGAATATTCTCCTCAAATTGTTATTAATGATATCTTGGATACAAGTTATGAGTATATGTCATTATTAAAAAGTGACGGATATTTTGTTGTTAATTTTGAAGATTTGGGTGTTGGCACTGATTTGGCCGATGTTGTCTTTGATGCATTGTATGAACATGATGCAGGCGAACCGAACATTTTCACAGGCCATAAGTATTATATCCTGAAGGATGAATTTTATTTCCAGCCTGAAAAGATTATTTCCCAAGAGGTCAAAAATGTTTTAATTACATTTGGAGGAACTGATCCGAATAATTTCACAGAATTTGCTTTGGATTCAATTTTAGCAACTAATTATGAAGGCCGTATTAATGTTGTAGTAGGATTGGGTTATTCTGATTTGGATAAACTTATTTCAAAATATGAGTCAAATCCTTTAGTTCAAATTTATAAAAATGTTTCAAACATTAGCGAATTCATGTTTAAAGCGGATATAGTGTTTACTTCTGCAGGAAGAACCATGTATGAGATATGTTCTTTAGGTATTCCGACAATATGCTTGTGCCAAAATGACCGTGAAAAATCTCACGTATTTGGAAACTCAAGCAATGGATTTATAAATATGGGCTATGGTGTTGATGTAACCCAACAGGAACTGATTGATGAATTCGTGAACCTTGTCAATGATTATCATTTAAGAGTTGAAATGAGCGAAAAGATGTTGTCTATTGACTTGAAAAACGGATTTGAAAATATATGGGCAATAATTCGTGAAGAGTATAGGAAATTTGAATTAAATGGATAG
- the hypD gene encoding hydrogenase formation protein HypD has translation MKNMSQELLRRINDLATPVKIMHVCGSHEHTIMENGIRSLLPDEVEIVAGPGCPVCVVPSREIDESLELIEKGVTVTTFGDMLRVPGSNGSLADAKSEGGDVRVVYGINRAIEIAEKEENDVVFIAAGFETTAPTTAAELLSTPPENFSVLSCHRLIPPAIDFLINSGQTSLNALIQPGHVCTIIGTKPFEYFSTDYGIPQAVAGFNPLDILMSVYMILRQIHNETPKIENEYNRAVREEGNEIAQEMIDQVFYVDSREWRGFPKIPNSILEVKDEFSDFNAREKYDIEVKDVNEAPKGCICGPILRGLARPEDCKLFRKECNPLHPIGACMVSKEGTCNIAHRYSRG, from the coding sequence ATGAAAAATATGTCACAAGAGTTATTAAGAAGAATAAACGATTTAGCCACTCCTGTAAAGATAATGCACGTATGTGGCTCCCATGAACACACAATAATGGAAAATGGGATAAGAAGTTTATTGCCTGACGAAGTAGAAATTGTTGCAGGTCCAGGTTGTCCAGTGTGTGTAGTTCCATCTCGTGAAATTGATGAAAGTTTAGAACTTATAGAAAAAGGCGTTACAGTAACAACCTTTGGAGATATGCTAAGAGTTCCAGGATCAAATGGATCACTTGCTGATGCAAAATCTGAAGGTGGAGATGTAAGGGTAGTTTATGGAATCAACAGAGCTATTGAAATAGCTGAAAAAGAGGAAAATGATGTTGTATTCATTGCAGCAGGCTTTGAAACAACTGCCCCAACAACCGCAGCCGAACTACTATCAACACCTCCGGAAAACTTTTCAGTGCTTTCATGTCACAGATTAATCCCACCGGCAATTGACTTTTTAATTAATTCCGGGCAAACAAGCCTCAATGCATTAATACAACCGGGACACGTATGTACAATTATTGGAACCAAACCATTCGAATACTTCTCAACAGATTATGGAATACCTCAGGCAGTAGCAGGATTCAATCCATTAGACATATTAATGTCAGTATACATGATTTTAAGACAAATTCACAACGAAACACCGAAAATAGAAAATGAATACAACAGAGCCGTTAGGGAAGAAGGAAACGAAATAGCTCAGGAAATGATTGATCAAGTATTTTATGTTGATTCTAGGGAATGGAGAGGATTTCCAAAAATACCAAACTCAATATTGGAAGTGAAAGATGAATTCAGTGATTTCAATGCACGTGAAAAATATGACATTGAAGTAAAAGACGTTAATGAAGCACCAAAAGGATGCATTTGCGGACCTATCTTAAGGGGGCTTGCAAGACCTGAAGACTGTAAACTATTCAGAAAAGAATGCAACCCATTACATCCAATTGGAGCATGTATGGTTAGTAAAGAAGGAACTTGTAACATAGCACACAGATATTCAAGAGGATAA
- a CDS encoding phosphoglycolate phosphatase gives MTIEAIAVDIDGTITDEKRQICISAIEALRKAEAAGIPTIIVTGNVVNYAYATEVLIGCSGGIVCENGGVVFKEGENDNAVEILVEKEFVNSAESHLKEKLGEKFNIHASHDNMYRSTETVFYKTLERKELEEALSDFKYIDQLEIYDSGFALHVTDKRVNKGTSLRYLCERNGINMENVMAIGDSQNDEDFLKEAGYKIAVGNAEDELKQISTYTCEKMFGDGVAEAIEKFAL, from the coding sequence ATGACTATAGAAGCAATTGCAGTAGATATCGATGGAACAATAACAGATGAGAAAAGGCAAATTTGTATTTCCGCTATTGAAGCATTAAGGAAAGCAGAAGCTGCAGGAATCCCCACAATAATTGTAACCGGAAATGTTGTAAATTATGCATATGCAACAGAAGTGCTGATTGGATGCAGTGGCGGAATTGTCTGTGAAAATGGAGGAGTTGTCTTTAAAGAAGGGGAAAACGACAATGCAGTTGAAATATTAGTCGAAAAAGAATTCGTAAATTCAGCTGAATCTCACTTAAAAGAAAAATTAGGTGAAAAATTCAACATTCATGCTTCCCATGACAACATGTACAGATCAACAGAAACCGTATTTTATAAAACTCTTGAAAGAAAAGAATTAGAAGAAGCATTATCAGATTTTAAATATATTGACCAGCTTGAAATCTACGATAGCGGTTTTGCACTTCATGTAACCGATAAAAGAGTAAACAAAGGAACTTCACTAAGGTATTTATGTGAAAGGAATGGCATAAATATGGAAAATGTGATGGCTATAGGAGATAGTCAAAACGATGAAGATTTCTTAAAAGAAGCAGGTTATAAAATTGCTGTTGGAAATGCAGAAGATGAGTTAAAACAGATAAGCACATACACCTGCGAAAAAATGTTCGGTGACGGAGTGGCTGAAGCTATTGAAAAATTTGCATTATAG
- a CDS encoding TldD/PmbA family protein, which produces MIYEIAQKAQKAIENDCDAYEIYIDESKSIELDSRKEELNFVKEEIERGVGIRVIKDDKVGFAFTSNMDKIAEAARQSIENTKLNKVDKNYTFAEVDTVPQVEKVYDKKFGELSLDESIEFLKTTIDTAVDSGCDVTGSGFSASEGRSLILNSNGVSIEDEGTGFGLALSVTIQKDGEIATAYDSQSSRFFDLDGEKLANEVCSLAKSSLDTKPIETNDYNVVLDYFAATGLLQTFIGAFNGENVMRGRSILKDKIGTEIANPNLTLTDNPLLEKGIYSAKCDGEGSVSQKTDLIKEGVLNSFIYDIYTANKENVKTTSNGLRGSYLTTPMIAPTNLEFKFSEMKDLSEIGKGVLTTSVLGSHTANPISGDFSVEASNAFKIENGELTDPINKAMISGNIFEIMKNVEGLKSEIKQYGSFIIPKLLVHNLRVVGQN; this is translated from the coding sequence ATGATATATGAAATTGCACAAAAAGCACAAAAAGCAATCGAAAATGATTGTGATGCTTATGAAATTTACATTGATGAATCTAAATCCATTGAACTTGATTCAAGAAAGGAAGAGCTTAATTTTGTAAAAGAAGAAATAGAACGAGGAGTTGGAATTCGAGTAATTAAAGATGACAAAGTAGGTTTTGCATTTACTTCAAACATGGACAAAATAGCTGAAGCGGCAAGACAGTCCATCGAAAACACCAAACTGAACAAAGTTGACAAAAATTATACCTTTGCAGAAGTTGACACAGTCCCCCAAGTTGAAAAAGTTTATGATAAAAAGTTCGGGGAATTGTCACTTGATGAATCCATCGAATTCTTAAAAACTACAATTGATACTGCTGTTGACAGCGGCTGTGACGTGACAGGCTCTGGTTTTTCAGCAAGTGAAGGAAGATCATTAATTCTCAACTCAAATGGAGTGTCAATCGAAGATGAAGGAACCGGATTCGGTTTGGCTTTATCCGTGACTATACAAAAGGATGGCGAGATTGCAACAGCATATGATTCACAATCTTCAAGATTCTTTGATTTGGATGGTGAAAAATTAGCTAATGAAGTATGTAGTCTGGCAAAAAGTTCATTAGATACAAAACCTATTGAAACAAACGATTATAATGTTGTACTTGATTATTTTGCCGCCACCGGACTCCTACAAACATTTATAGGAGCATTTAACGGTGAAAATGTCATGAGGGGACGGTCCATTTTAAAAGATAAAATCGGGACTGAAATAGCAAACCCTAATTTAACCCTTACTGACAATCCACTTCTTGAAAAAGGAATATATAGTGCAAAATGTGATGGGGAAGGAAGCGTAAGTCAAAAAACTGATTTAATAAAAGAAGGTGTTTTAAACTCATTTATCTATGACATTTACACCGCAAACAAAGAGAATGTCAAAACAACATCAAATGGACTAAGAGGATCATATTTAACAACACCGATGATTGCTCCAACAAATCTTGAGTTTAAATTTAGTGAAATGAAGGATTTATCTGAAATAGGCAAAGGCGTTTTAACAACAAGCGTTTTAGGTTCACATACCGCAAATCCAATTTCCGGAGACTTCTCGGTTGAGGCAAGTAATGCATTTAAAATTGAAAATGGTGAATTAACAGACCCAATCAACAAAGCAATGATTTCAGGAAACATATTTGAAATCATGAAAAACGTGGAAGGTTTAAAATCAGAAATAAAACAATATGGGTCATTTATAATTCCTAAATTATTAGTCCATAATTTAAGAGTTGTCGGTCAAAATTAG
- a CDS encoding GyrI-like domain-containing protein, which yields MDYEVKVIPEQKLAVINCKTPIEDLDIFLSMLMGWVEAKEIETDGEPFIVYFSPRHEANQGDVVYDVSIPIKDDADETDRIRVVDMIENKVLSGKHFGPTDNILDTYAELVDVAQSNHYDIIGSPKEVLIKGLHNCDNENDFITEIQLPIIEM from the coding sequence ATGGATTATGAAGTAAAAGTAATTCCAGAACAAAAATTGGCAGTTATTAATTGTAAAACTCCAATTGAAGATTTAGATATTTTTCTTTCCATGTTGATGGGTTGGGTTGAAGCAAAAGAAATAGAAACTGATGGTGAACCGTTCATTGTTTATTTCTCACCAAGACATGAAGCTAATCAAGGTGATGTTGTTTATGATGTAAGCATTCCAATCAAGGATGATGCTGATGAAACTGATAGGATTCGTGTCGTTGACATGATTGAAAACAAAGTTTTATCTGGAAAACATTTTGGTCCGACTGACAATATTCTAGATACTTATGCTGAGTTAGTTGATGTTGCCCAATCTAATCATTATGACATTATCGGATCACCTAAAGAAGTTTTAATTAAGGGTCTCCACAATTGCGATAATGAAAATGATTTTATAACTGAAATTCAATTACCTATTATTGAAATGTAG